The region ggagtagcctatatatatatatatatatatatatatatatatatatatatatatatatgagaatgatcaaatacaaactaaaattaaaatagaaacttagaactaatctaagccattagatctacCTAATCTAATGGCCCCCCTAACTCACACCACCCAACTACCCTGCACCCTCCCACACTCAATTTCAGCTTTTCCCCTctgtttttaatttgatatttcccgtcaaaccgtatttttttttaaatccgatttcactgtatttttctacatctttcaacgatcgatttgcataccatatgtgttatatttcgaattaattttttttaaaaaaatatttggtttccagtttctattctaaattggtttctattggagtagccccTATATATATAGGCAAATTATCCCCAGTCAACTTGGTTGGGATACACCATCCGTAATGTTTCATTGCAGGCTTCCGCAATATTTTATTACGGCAGGTGAGTACTACCGCAATGAAGCATTGCGGCAGCTATGTGAACAgctcctatatatatatatatatcctgcATCGCCATGTAAAAGCTTGGACTGATTAATAACGTAATTACTGTTGTAAAATACTTGCTATAAAAGTATTATATCGAACctttgtaaaactaaatagagCAGAAATGGAGATAAAAAGAGCTGTGTATGGAGAAAGAAGAAGCTCTTTTTGGTGCATCTTCATCTGTAATAAGTGAGGCTATTTATAGCCAATACAAGCAACATGTTTATTAAATGTAACGTGAAAATTCTACTCCTATAAATCTAGCCTTACTATTTAACTTTTGACTACTTAGCAATCAACTTATAACAATTACCGAATTTTTGAACCAAAAACCCTGGTACCTagggctgtcaaacggataattcgaATACAGATctgcctatatccgtatccggatccgaatccgaAAATCCATATCTGTATCCGTATCTGAATCCGAAAATATTTAAAGAATTATATCCGGATCCGGATCCGGATCCGACGGATACtatccggatacggataatatccggatcCGAATTCGATTTTAGATTAGATTTTTTATTTTccaattaaatttttttaaaaaatgaaataaattagaaaaaatatagtaaaaattaaaaattcatttttaaaaattaaaataagagataaagtgatttaatcatattttaatttttttttaaattaattttttatttatcttttcaatatcgttatctttaaattgttgaactCAAATGATTTTTTTCTCCATGTCTATAAAATTTTACAAACATAATATATccgtgtatatatatgtatgtatttatatatacataaatatactatacatttaatataatatatttttaaattatttaaatatttaaatataaaatatatttatcggATACGGATATTATCGGATACGAatatgcctatatccgtatccgcAATTGTCGGATTcaaatacggataatatccgctttgttttgaatacggataatatccgctttatttcggatacgaatgcggatttttcggacgaatatcggatttttcgaatttttttgacagtCTACTGATACCGGCTTCAAAGTAGAGTATTTTATATCAGTCCATTTCTGTCTTATTTAAAAAAGACTGAAATTCATCCCTTCATTCCATGTCATGCGCAGCAGCTAGGCGGGGAATCAACACCACCCGAACAATCTCCTTAGTTGAACCCTACGATTACATTCAACTTATACACCATTGTATATCCTCTAAATCATTAAGTCTAGCCAAAACAATCCACCAGCAACTTTACAAAACCCAGCTTATTAACAACCCTGTTCTACTAGAAAAGCTCACTCGTTTATACATTACATGTAATCAATTTTCTCTTGCCCGTCGCTTATTTAATACAATCTCAGTGCCTGTCAAAAAGTCTGATGTTGTTATTTGGAACCACTTGATTAGAGGGTATGCTTGGGAAGGCCCATACAATGAAGCTATTGATTTGTATAGTGAAATGATTCATATTGGGGTTAGGCCTAATAAATATACTTACCCTTTTGTTCTTAAAGCTTGTGCTGGTTTACAAGCTGTTGATGATGGTAAATTGGTTCATCATCATGCGGAGACAAATGGGTTTGATAAGGATGTTTTTGTTTCGACTGCTTTGGTTGATTTTTATGTGAAATGTGGGTGTTTAGAGGATGCACGGAAGGTGTTTGATGGAATGTGTGACAGAGATGTTGTTGCTTGGAATGCAATGATAGCGGGGGCTTCACTTCATGGGTTGTATGAGGAGATGATTGAGCTGGTTGTGCGGATGCAGGATGCTGGATTGGGGTTGAATTCTTCAACTGTTGTGTCGGTTCTTCCTGCTATTGGGGAGTCGAGTGTGTTGAGTAATGGGAAGGCTGTGCATGGGTATTGTGTCAGGAGGGCTTTTAGTGGTGAGGTGATGGTGGGGACTGGACTTTTGGATATGTATGCTAAATGTGGGTGGTTGGAATATGCGCGGAGGATTTTTGGTACAATGGGTGTTAAGAATGAGGTTAGTTGGAGTGCTATGATAGGAGCGTGTGTTATATGTGATTCGACTAGAGAAGCGTTGGCGTTTTATGATCGAATGATAATTGAGAATGCTGTGAATCCGTCACCTGTTGTACTTGGAATTGTTCTCCGTGCTTGTGCTAAGCTGATTGATTTGAGCAAAGGGAGGCGGATTCATGGTTACTTAATGAAAGCAGGGTCTCTTGTGGATCTTATGGTGGGAAACACGCTTCTTTCTATGTATGCCAAGTGTGGGATTATAGACGATGCAACAAAGTTCTTGAATGAAATGGATTGGAAAGATTCAGTTTCTTTTAGTGCTCTCATCTCAGGGTGTGTGCAGAATGGTTATGCGGAGGTGGCATTGAAAACTTTTCAAAGGATGCAGGTATCTAAAATAAGGCCTGATGTAGCGACTATGATAGGTTTTCTCCCTGCATGTTCATATTTAGCTGCCCTACAGCATGGAGCTTGTGGACACAGTTATTCTATTGTGCTTGGATTTACAGCAGATACATCAATTTGTAATGCGCTCACTGACATGTATTGCAAGTGTGGAAAGGTTGATGTTGCTAGGCTTGTGTTCGACAGGATGCATACACGGGATATTGTGTCATGGAATGCAATGATTGTTGGTTATGGCGTTCATGGGCTCGGTACCGAAGCAATTTTGATGTTCAATAAAATGGCGGCGGAAGGTTGGAAACCAGATGATGTAACTTTTATTGGTTTATTATCAGCTTGTAGCCATTCTGGACTGGTTGCTGATGGTAAACGTTTTTTTCTTTCTATGACTCAAGAATTCGAGATCTTTCCTAGGACAGAACACTATTTGTGCATGGTGGATCTTTTGGGTCGTGCTGGACTTCTGAATGAAGCCCAAGATTTCATCAAAATGATGCCAATTCAGCCTGATGTACGTATTTGGAGTGCGCTTCTTGCTGCTTGTAGAGTACATAAGAATGTTGAGTTAGGAGAAGTCGTTTCAAAGAAAGTTCATAGCCTGGGCCCTGAAAGTACTGGAAACTTTGTACTTTTATCTAATATCTACAGTGCTGCTGGAAGATGGGACGATGCAGCTGATGTTAGAAACTTACAAAGGGACTGTGGCTATAAAAAAATGCCCGGATGCAGTTGGGTGGAAATAAATGGGACGATTCATGCTTTTGTTGGCGGAGATAAGTCACACCAGCACTGGGAAGAAATAGTCAAGAAACTAGAGGAACTTCTAGGTGATATAAAGAAGATGGGATACAGTGTAGAATCTAGTTTTGTCCTCCATGATGTCGAAGAGGAGGAGAAAGAACGAATTCTTCTCTACCACAGTGAGAAGTTAGCAGTTGCATTCGCCATTCTTACTCTGAGTCCCAGCAAGCCAATTCTCGTGACTAAGAATTTACGGGTCTGTGGTGATTGTCATTTAGCCTTGACATATATTTCCATGATAGAGAAGCGGGAGATTATTATAAGGGATGCCAGTCGATTTCATCATTTTAGGAGTGGAACTTGCAGCTGTGGGGGTTTCTGGTGAGTTGAGGTGTTagaatttgaagtaaatctgtATGTAAGTGCAGTTATATATGTCCCGTGCCGGACACTTGGACACTCAGACACTGACACTTATTCCGTTTCGGAGGACACTCAGACACGGAATCCGTTTCGGAGGACACTCGGACACCGATACTTATTCCGTGTCGGACGGATTTTTAACTGAAACATGGACACTTTGACCAATTTATAGATCAAATATTAGTTGCACTTAATATTCAAATTACATATTTAAGAAGAAGAAAAGACGCGGGAATGAGATGAAAGTAGTGAAGATACTAAATTCGCAATGTTCTttagaaaatcaattttaatacCTATTGTTATTTTATTCTAAGATATCTACCTTAATATACttgtttattaataaaaaaatgtcGTGTCCCCTTATCCATGTCCAAAAATCGGACGGTGTCTCCATATCCACAATTTTTAGTCTTCTTAAGTTCGACACTCGGATATATGTCGTGTCCGACACTCCGTTCCCGAGGCAAAGTAAGATAGATGGGCACAGGTGCACTTTGCTCGTAAACTAAACTTGAGAGATGATGCATTGAACAAACAAACCCAATTATTTACTAGATCACAAATCAGATTGAACCAACCTTACTCGATTTTTTGCCTATATTGTTTGCTCGGAGAAGAAAAGCACATACTTAAAAAATCAACTATCTTTCTAATGATACAACCTGTGCATTGTTGATGACCATGTGCCATGTCAGTGGTCAAGTTTCATTTCAAAATGTCTTTACAATTTTAACATTGGCATTCCGAAGCTGGACTCTGGAGAACTGTAGCTACTACAATTGGGGAGTTCTATCTAACTTCCAAACGAACTTGGATGTGCAACCACATGAAGGACCTGTGCAGAGGAAAAGAATTTTCAAGACAAGTGAAAATTTGGGTGGATATTTGTGGACTTCTCTTGCATTTTTAGTTTCTAAAGAATTTACGAGTCATAATGAGACTTTGATAGACACAAGCACAAGTTGAATTTCAATTGTAGATGAGAAAGCAGATTGTAGTACCATTTCTGTTTTATTAACAAAATATATCTATAGGATAGTTTATAGAAGCAGAagtttatatttttattgttTCGAAAACTATTTGTACATGAATACTGCTTGGCAGAAAAGAGATGAGAAGAGTTATTTGAAGTCGACTATGTAATGTATAATTTAGCAGTCTGAGTTTGTTGGACGttgcaaaaataaaaaaatgctTTGCAGATTAGTATCCGATACTGACAGGCAAACATGGATCTTACAGTACATATATAAATTGTTAAACAATCCTGAACCATATGAACTCCATGTCAAGGGATGGGATGAAAATCTTGAGATAAGATTGGACTAGAGGTTACAGCGAATTAATCTTTAAAAGGGATTGTAGTTTTGGTAATACTATATATCAAGAAGACGAGGACAACAATGCCTCTGAATATCCTCGAGGCAGAAATACATATATTGGAGGAATATCAAACAGCATCAAAGTCTTCCAGTGGGAGAGAGATGCCCCATCTGTTTTGTGAGCTTACTTGCATTATCTGCACTCCACCAAAATCTGTGTTGACCCTTTAGAACAATTTCATCGTTTGCTCCACGTGTCATCTTTCTTTCTGACTGAACTTCTTGAGCACCAGTAGTACGTGGAGTCTCTGTGAAGAATTGTTCCCAGAATATATCATTAACCATGCTTGGTTGAACTTGAGCTGTAGTCCCTTCTCTTATCTCATTTAAAGCATTTATACTGGGAAATGCAGCAGCAAGATTTGCATTTACATCGATTCCTGAGGGCCTAGAATCAATATTTAGATAGATTGATGATGTCGCAGAGCTGTCTGCATGATCTGAAGTAGCAGCCAACTTGGGAGATGAATGAATATCCTTCAACTGAAGGGATGATACACATATCCTAGGCGAGCCATTGAGATCTGAACTAGCAGAAGATGCACTCGTTTCTGCCATGACAAATGATGAAGTTTTTACATGTACACCATAATCATTGACTTCATCAGCTAAACTTAAACCAATGTCGTGCAGAAACCTCTCCAGGACCTGTAAGGATGAATCCAAATTTTGTACCAACTCCGAATTTAACACAGATATTGACATTGCATTCTGACTTTCATTATGCAAAGTTAAGATTTGGTTTCCTTCTGTATTGGCTTcatcatacaagaaagatgatacTGCCAACCTTCTCTTCCTACTACCGTTTTCAAAATGGCGTGCAGCAGTAGATTTCTGCAGCAATTGGGAAGAAAAAGTCACTGCTTGTCGCTGTCGCTGCTCAATGTTCTTCAAACGCTGCCCTACTGATCTTATTTGAATATCAAATGCTTGTCTCTCCTGTCTATGGCTCTGTAACTCTAATTGAAGCATACTCTTTTCGCGATTTAGCCTCTCTATTTCATCCTCAAACTCCTGTCTTTCTATATCAGTCAACTGATTAGAAGGATTCCCCTGGGTGTGCATAGAATGGCTATGAATTGGCTTGCGACGATGAATTTTTAGTAGAAGATGTCTCTGATCCCTGATAAATTCCTCATTTGCAAACTCCCACCTATCAGGATCGATCTTTCTAAAACCCTGAACGAAACCATTAAAGTTTTGTTAAATCAACAGAAAGAATAATACATTAATACAAAGAATACAAATAACATATGGGAGAAGGAGAGACATGAAATCAATAATTAGTAAATGTGCTTACATATGTATTGAGTTGTCTAACAAAGCTGGAGAAATTGTTGTGCTTGAAGTAAGTCGGAAGCAAATAACGAGCAAACTCGGGGGGATTCCAGACAATGAAGCTACGTCCACCATTATGACTCCAAGAGACAATAGAGTCTGTCACCGGATCTTCCACCATCTCATAAGTCTTTGTAAGAAAAGGTGCTGGTGCATTTGAACCACCTTGTGTTCCATCCATTTTATAAAGATATTATAATCTCGTCCACAGACAAATACTAGTTCCAGAACTAGGCTAGATGACAAGGTGCTTTTAGTAGTGAAAAAGATACGGTGTTCGATTCTCGCCTTCTCTTATATATAGTACTAAATATTTCAACTTAATAAAGCCCAACCGCTCTAACTAAAATAGATGGATTAGTGGAAAATGGCAAGTGATTGTATCCGTAAGGATAAACACAACACAGGGGAAACAGAGAAGTTTTACTTGATGCAAAAGGAACACCGAAGACGTTGTTTAGAAGCAGTAGTGAGTCTTCTGTCTTTTTATTTCGTATATTCAACGGCTAGACTGGACCGGGTCGTTGGACTTTGTTTTCCACTTAGAAAGTCGATTTATTTGACTTTTTATTGTTTCCTAACGCAGCCATGCGGAGAGGGGGAAAAATAAGTGAATATCTACTAAATTCTATACTATTTTTGTTATTTACTACTGATTTATTAGATACTCATTTTCTTTGAAATAAATTTTGGCCAATCATCTTAATCTATACTCTATATATATGTACATGTACTTGGTACAAGTAAAATTTGGTATAACAATATTTGACGAAACAAAATACGGATATTTTGCCAAGCACATAAATGACACGGAATGAATCTTGTGACTGATCTTGTTGATTTATTACTCGAATACCAGAGAAAATACATGTATTATCTCTTATACAAGTTGTTTCTCAACCTAAAATAAGAAGCGTACAAACCCTATTTATATATAGGACTTCAAGCCACACGTATTTCTTGGAGAACAAGTTATCTTGATAGGATTTTATTTGGTCCGTCAAAGTCCACGCCTAACAACCATGGTTTGAGTCAAATTATCCTCGTAACTGTCATGGCGCGAGGTGAAATCCTTTTATGGATAGGTGCGAGGGTATTTCTGGCTTTGCACATGCGATCCCTATGGTCCTTTATACGCGCTATAGCTCCATAAACTTACTCATGCGACCCATTAAGAGCCAGGCTCGCGGATCTTCAATATATGTGAGGCGCCCTCATAGGAGTTTTGCCTGTTAGTCTTCAAGTTATTGATTAAAGAACGGAACGTCTTCAAATAGGTTCGCTATAAATAACAATATCGATATATTTAGTGACTATATTATCACTGAGGGCCGCATAAGCGCCCCATGTACACATAAATCCCTTTCATGAGACTTTTGTATGATCCTTAATTGTGCTCATATCTGTCATCATAATTAGGTCCATTTTTATCTGACTTATAATAATAAGCTCATTGGGCCTATTTAAGACCCATGCCAAAAAcgggtataacaactacccctcGATTCTAGGATGCCATAACAGATACGACATGGAATCAGAGTTCATAATTAGTGCAACGAAGTGTGGCGCGGGTCGTAATTGCGACTTCTCATAAGTGGCTGCATCATTGTTCTTACTAACCGTTTAAAAGTAAAGTGTTTTTTACCATGTATCATTCATTGAGATTAGAGCTTAAGGGCTAAGATGGCGCCACCTGTcacactttttctctctactGTACTTCCTATAAATATGTGGGATCTCCAATCATTTCCTTATATTTCTCAAGAACATTCTCACAAAGTGATGTTTATTTGCTGAAGGATCAAAACGAAGAATATTTGaagtgttagtgtatactgaaaatatttatttgaagtatgtacatttatttctggccagtttatttgagaatcatttgaatgtttacatgttgtctaatattatatattgtgaacaatctagtatcaaatgagatacagaatattagattgttaaatacggttatataatataataaggttcacagcacaggtggtgttggacaatccactggtatggctgtagtattatttagattagtttatattgactaataaataatactagtatactttgtgtatattgaacatgatcaaatttagaattgttcccttaatactgattaagaaggagaactaagattctatgttattattaatgcttaggttcttaatccggaaatagtaattgacacgtgtatattatttacatgctttgatttatatatgaaataattcttttgaattatatcattatattttgggtgatggaattatatacatggtggatattatttattgaaggaatccatgtcctgataatatttgggttaatgatgtccccttgaaagctcaaaaagatttaattatgtgaaaccctgcatgtggaatttattctggcataattaaataaaggttgagtggatgatcaaggataaaagatattaattaaataaattatcagtaatttatttaattaatggacatatgatattttaaacatggggaatttaataagcaaataatattggaaccgaattaattaaattacggtattaggaaaggtagtgcaaatattaattctttagtggattgaattaatatttaattacattgggctaggctcaagatgtaattagaaggcccaacctaattatccatggtccctattgtagtctatatatattcttattctcttcttacttggcaattgtgtgaaaacatattgtagccaccaaggagcaagaagagaggataacttgagaagacggaggccacacttcgctcaagggaatttgggaatataatagaagagcgtgga is a window of Apium graveolens cultivar Ventura chromosome 11, ASM990537v1, whole genome shotgun sequence DNA encoding:
- the LOC141698221 gene encoding heat stress transcription factor A-4c-like, translating into MDGTQGGSNAPAPFLTKTYEMVEDPVTDSIVSWSHNGGRSFIVWNPPEFARYLLPTYFKHNNFSSFVRQLNTYGFRKIDPDRWEFANEEFIRDQRHLLLKIHRRKPIHSHSMHTQGNPSNQLTDIERQEFEDEIERLNREKSMLQLELQSHRQERQAFDIQIRSVGQRLKNIEQRQRQAVTFSSQLLQKSTAARHFENGSRKRRLAVSSFLYDEANTEGNQILTLHNESQNAMSISVLNSELVQNLDSSLQVLERFLHDIGLSLADEVNDYGVHVKTSSFVMAETSASSASSDLNGSPRICVSSLQLKDIHSSPKLAATSDHADSSATSSIYLNIDSRPSGIDVNANLAAAFPSINALNEIREGTTAQVQPSMVNDIFWEQFFTETPRTTGAQEVQSERKMTRGANDEIVLKGQHRFWWSADNASKLTKQMGHLSPTGRL
- the LOC141698220 gene encoding pentatricopeptide repeat-containing protein At3g16610, encoding MSCAAARRGINTTRTISLVEPYDYIQLIHHCISSKSLSLAKTIHQQLYKTQLINNPVLLEKLTRLYITCNQFSLARRLFNTISVPVKKSDVVIWNHLIRGYAWEGPYNEAIDLYSEMIHIGVRPNKYTYPFVLKACAGLQAVDDGKLVHHHAETNGFDKDVFVSTALVDFYVKCGCLEDARKVFDGMCDRDVVAWNAMIAGASLHGLYEEMIELVVRMQDAGLGLNSSTVVSVLPAIGESSVLSNGKAVHGYCVRRAFSGEVMVGTGLLDMYAKCGWLEYARRIFGTMGVKNEVSWSAMIGACVICDSTREALAFYDRMIIENAVNPSPVVLGIVLRACAKLIDLSKGRRIHGYLMKAGSLVDLMVGNTLLSMYAKCGIIDDATKFLNEMDWKDSVSFSALISGCVQNGYAEVALKTFQRMQVSKIRPDVATMIGFLPACSYLAALQHGACGHSYSIVLGFTADTSICNALTDMYCKCGKVDVARLVFDRMHTRDIVSWNAMIVGYGVHGLGTEAILMFNKMAAEGWKPDDVTFIGLLSACSHSGLVADGKRFFLSMTQEFEIFPRTEHYLCMVDLLGRAGLLNEAQDFIKMMPIQPDVRIWSALLAACRVHKNVELGEVVSKKVHSLGPESTGNFVLLSNIYSAAGRWDDAADVRNLQRDCGYKKMPGCSWVEINGTIHAFVGGDKSHQHWEEIVKKLEELLGDIKKMGYSVESSFVLHDVEEEEKERILLYHSEKLAVAFAILTLSPSKPILVTKNLRVCGDCHLALTYISMIEKREIIIRDASRFHHFRSGTCSCGGFW